TCACGAACTGCAGCGTATCTTCGTAGTATGGGTGATCCTGTATGCCGTCGGCGAGATAAAACTGTAGTGACCATGCCGCTTTATCAGTGAGGAGAACCGTGGCAGGACTATTTTCCCGTATGTAGGCCGGATTATTGCCCCAGATCAGGCCCTGAGCGTGGAAATAGCCGCCAAGTGAGATCACAAACCCAAATACATCCGGGTGATGTATCCCAATATTGGCCGCGCCGAATCCACCCATCGAAAGCCCTCCAATGCCCCTGTAGGCCGCTTCAGGAATCGTGCGGTACTTCGCATCCACGTAGTTGACCAGGTCCCTGGCCACGAAGGTTTCCATCAATTGACGTTGATCGGCGCTATTGCCCCACTCGCTAGGCCCCTTTTCAAATCCGTTACCATCGGGCGAGACAATGATCAGTTCCGGAATCTTGCCCAGCGCGATTAACGTGTCCGCCGATTCATTTGCCTTGCCCGCGGAAAACCAGTCCCTTTCTCCTCCTGGCGAACCATGCAGCAAATACAGCGTCGGATAGCGTCTTGTCCGCCCTTGCGGGGTATTATATGAAGGCGGCAAATAGATCAGAAATGTTCGCCGCTGTCCTCCCAGTGCTGGACTGATCAGGCTGTCCCGCACAATCGTACCGTGCGCAGGCAAGCTTTGCCTGCTGGCAATTTCAGGCGCCAGGTGTAGACCCGTATCTGGCGAATACAGGAACAGATCCCCTCCTCCCGTTGCCAGCACCAGCACTACCAGCAGCGAGAGAACTCCCAGCCATGTCATTCTGAGCGAAGCGAAGAATCCCCCGGCCTGGCCACTTTTCTGAAACGGTTGCTTCAAACTCGCATTTTTGTGCCGGTAATTGTTCCAGAGAGAGCGACCGAGCTGGTAAACGGGGTGCAGCAAAACCTCCGCGAACGCAACCCCAATCGCCGCGCCGCTGAACGCGCAAAGCAGTCCGAGCGCAAGCATTACGAAAGACGTATGCACCAGGGCCGCTGTATTCAATGGCTCAAGATGTCCACCGGCATCATAGGTGGGCCGCGTTTCAAGTTCTATAAAACCCAGGAGATAGCCGGAGCAGAAGATAATTGTGGCTCCCAGCAACGCGCCCAGCTTGCGTTGTCCTACAAATGCTCCTATCAAGGAACCACCTGCCGTCAAAAGCAGCGCCGCAATCAGTTGCGCTCGTAATGGATCAAAACCTGTCTGGATAATGAATGAAACCAGGTTGCTCAAAACGCCGCCAAAGAGCATCAGGCCACTCAGCAAGCCAATGCATAAAGAGAGCAAGAACGGGGCGGAGGATAAAGCGCGCCCTCCTTTCAAATACTTGCGAGAAGCATGTATGAACCTTTTCATACCTGTCCTCCACCAGTATATCTTCGTCACCGACCATGCGTTCGCTGCAAAGTAAAAAGGGAGCCAGGTGTTCCTGGCTCCCTCAAATGATACAGATTGTACAAAAATTCGCTACAAATACCGCACTACAAACATGCACTACTTGCCGCACTACAAGAAAAACAAGACCTGTTCGCACAAGCAATGTGCTGGTGAGAGAGGTTATCTCTCTCTCATCTAATAAAACGAAATCGCAACTATTTTGTAACGTATGTTCCTGCATAAATATGCTCCAATTATAGTTCAAGGTCTCTGTTTTCAGTTTTCTGGAGCGGTCACGAATTGTGGACGCGTAGCAACGCGAGAGCGATTCTGGGCAACGCTAGCGGTGTACTCGCGACCACGTAACGGCTCTCCCAGCGTGGCTGAAACTTTTGTTTGAAACGAAACAGGGTGCGATGTGTTTCTAGCAGTCGCAGGTGTTCCGAAACGAAACTGGCGAGCTGGCGCTGGCTCGCGGTAGTTTCTCCCCTCGTATCGGCCATAGCGACCATGCCGAGGCTTACCACCTGCGCTCCCCGCTGCTTGAATCGCTCAATGCCCTGCACAATCAATAACTCTATCGTTCCGGGAGGCGCGTTGGGCAACCTTCTCATTAAATCGAGCGCCCAGCCCCAGCCTTCTCTCGCTCCATCGCCTTCGCCTGTTCCTGCTGGATAAGAACCATAAATGGGTGTAAATGTGACAAACGCGCATGGTTCGCCCGCCCGGTCGAGGGCAATACCGGTAACGAAGCGCGGGAAAGCTGCCGCATATGTATCGCCCTGCTTCGAACGGATTTCCGCCACAGCATCGGCCCGGGCCGCGGTATCCGCCAGTTCATCCAGCCGGCCCATGCTGAACCCCATTTCCGTCCCCCGCCTTTCCCCCTTATGTTCCAGCCAGGCATTCGAAACTCCGCGCAATCGCTCTAAGACCTCCCGTGGTGGCGCTCCCTCGTACCAATGAATCGTCACACCATCTCGTTCGGCGCGTCGAGAGCTGGTACGTACATTCGCCATAGCGGAGCCGGAGAGCGTAAAGTGCTGCGGGTGTAGCATCGCCTCTTCACCTATCTTGAAGGTGCTCAGACCCAGCGCGCGATAGACCGGGAGATATTCTGGATGGGCCTGGTAGAATGCGACTTGCCAGCCCTGTAACCGGCAGAGTTCAAGAAATTGGCGCGTCACATACTCAAAAGACCCTGGCACGCAGATGGGATCACCCAAAACCACTGCAACAGTATTTGCAAGCCGGTAGCTCACGACGCCCTCAGCATGAGGAGCCAGGTAGTAAAGATTCTGCGGGGCCAGCGCGAAGAATGAGAGCGTGTGGCTACCATAACGGTACACCAGTTCCATCATCTTTTGCCGCGCCTGCGCCAGGCGATCTTTCTGGTAGGCTATCCACCAGCGCTCGCTCACCGGGCGTAGTAAGAAGAATATCCCTGTTAAAAGCACCGTCGCCGACAGCCAGGGGATCGACTGCAGGAACCAGGCCGCTCGTCTTGTAAGAGGCGTCAATTCTGTGGAGGGCAAATTCACCAGGCGCTGGAGCCATGAGTGGACAACCCCTCCAAAAGTTCCTGGCAGGATGATTTGTTTCTGCAAGAGATAAAAACCGCTCATGCTATAGATGAATAACAGGGTGAAGCCTGCAATGAGCAAGATAATTCCCTGTCTCATATGCCAGGGATCGCTTGCAACACGGAAGAGCCGTTTGTTCGCGATCAGCGCGAACCATAGGATGATGGTCAGAAAAGCTTCTTCAAAATCAAGCCCCTTAAGGAGATGAGCAATTGCTGAAAGTGGTAACAGGACAATAGTAATTTCCCAGGCCCGGCGTTTCCCGCGAACCAGCCCCCATGCCAGCAAGAGCAGGAAAAAGCCGAGAACGAGGGCAATAGTACGTCCCGTATTCACAAATGGCCAGATCGAAAGGGAAAAGGGAGCAAGCAGGTTGAGGAGATTGATAAAAAGACTAAAGCGCCCCGGTCGTGCTGGCAGCAGCACCGTTAATTCGTTAATAATGCCCATAACGGCGACAGCGAGGGCCAGCACCTCACGCTTCACTCTCAAGTGTTGTGCTATGTAGCCCCATCGAGGAAATCGCATTTCTAGCATACATGCCTTCCTCCTTATGCCACACAACATTACATCACCCTCTGCGTCTTCATTGAAGATGATATATCATTTAACATAAAATGTCAAGAGTTCTTTCATAATTCGTGAATATTGCCCGGATGAATGTGCTTTCTCTAAGTGCCAGGATTTAGCAATCCGGAGTAATTGGGGTAAGGAAGAGAGTCATATCCCAAATCGCAACTATTGACACCCACATGCTATCAAACGTATACTGCTGATGCTAGCAACTCTATCTTAGCATTTTCTGACCTATATGCATTATGTGATTGGAGGGTTGAAGATCGTGGGAGAGCGTATGAAAGAAGCAGGACGTTCATGGAACAGTTAGCCCTATTATCCATTACTCGTACAGATACACACTACCGGTTTCGCCTGAATCTATCCGATGGTCCGAGTTCTGGCACGCAGGAATATCTAACAGAGATTACCAGCGATTTACACGAGCGCTTGCGCCGCACACTGCAAGTGATTACCCAGCAGATGCAGGTAGGAGACGCAAAACCTCAAGTCCGGCGTGGCCCTCATGATAGCTTGCTTACGCTGGGACGTTTCCTTTTTGAAACGCTTTTGCCTTCTCCCTTGCAAGAGGCCCTGCATCGCCTCGATACGCCCTTGATCCTCACGACCAATACACCCGATATTCCCTGGGAACTCCTCTATGATAATAAGTCATCGCCCGGCCATTTCCTCTGCCAGCGCATCAACATCAGTCGCCAGATGAGCAGCCGCGCCGCTAACGCGCGCTCCTCGCTGCGTGAATGGAACAACAACACCGACGTCTCGCTGCATAAAACGCGCAAAATTGGCCGCAGGGAGGCGCAGGGACTGAACGTCTTATTCCTCGTCAATCCTACCAATAGCTGTTCCCTTGCCGAAGAAGAGGTTGCTTCGCTCTGCACCACGCTGCCAGAATCGATCTCGCGCATCATCCTCTATCGCCAGCAGGCCAACCAGTTAGAGATGCGCATGCGTATCAGCGCCGATTTCCC
This genomic interval from Ktedonobacteraceae bacterium contains the following:
- a CDS encoding alpha/beta hydrolase-fold protein, with translation MKRFIHASRKYLKGGRALSSAPFLLSLCIGLLSGLMLFGGVLSNLVSFIIQTGFDPLRAQLIAALLLTAGGSLIGAFVGQRKLGALLGATIIFCSGYLLGFIELETRPTYDAGGHLEPLNTAALVHTSFVMLALGLLCAFSGAAIGVAFAEVLLHPVYQLGRSLWNNYRHKNASLKQPFQKSGQAGGFFASLRMTWLGVLSLLVVLVLATGGGDLFLYSPDTGLHLAPEIASRQSLPAHGTIVRDSLISPALGGQRRTFLIYLPPSYNTPQGRTRRYPTLYLLHGSPGGERDWFSAGKANESADTLIALGKIPELIIVSPDGNGFEKGPSEWGNSADQRQLMETFVARDLVNYVDAKYRTIPEAAYRGIGGLSMGGFGAANIGIHHPDVFGFVISLGGYFHAQGLIWGNNPAYIRENSPATVLLTDKAAWSLQFYLADGIQDHPYYEDTLQFVKELAALHISYHFDRQNGYHSWTLWQAFLYKALLWLHWGT
- a CDS encoding phosphatidylglycerol lysyltransferase domain-containing protein, giving the protein MLEMRFPRWGYIAQHLRVKREVLALAVAVMGIINELTVLLPARPGRFSLFINLLNLLAPFSLSIWPFVNTGRTIALVLGFFLLLLAWGLVRGKRRAWEITIVLLPLSAIAHLLKGLDFEEAFLTIILWFALIANKRLFRVASDPWHMRQGIILLIAGFTLLFIYSMSGFYLLQKQIILPGTFGGVVHSWLQRLVNLPSTELTPLTRRAAWFLQSIPWLSATVLLTGIFFLLRPVSERWWIAYQKDRLAQARQKMMELVYRYGSHTLSFFALAPQNLYYLAPHAEGVVSYRLANTVAVVLGDPICVPGSFEYVTRQFLELCRLQGWQVAFYQAHPEYLPVYRALGLSTFKIGEEAMLHPQHFTLSGSAMANVRTSSRRAERDGVTIHWYEGAPPREVLERLRGVSNAWLEHKGERRGTEMGFSMGRLDELADTAARADAVAEIRSKQGDTYAAAFPRFVTGIALDRAGEPCAFVTFTPIYGSYPAGTGEGDGAREGWGWALDLMRRLPNAPPGTIELLIVQGIERFKQRGAQVVSLGMVAMADTRGETTASQRQLASFVSEHLRLLETHRTLFRFKQKFQPRWESRYVVASTPLALPRIALALLRVHNS